GATCGCCTCGGCAGAGAACCAGGGCTCGGGCGCCGTCGGTGAGGGCGCGCTCTTCCCGGTTCCATGCACGTCGAGCAGCAGGTTGTTGATCTTCGGAACCAGCAGGTCGGGAATGTGGTGTTTCTCGACATAGTCGTCGGCGCCATAGAGCTGACTCGGTCGGCGCTTGTAGCGGGTCTTGTCGTAGACCGAGGCAATCAGGATGATCTTCGTGCCCGCGATGGCCGGTTCGGCGCGAACTTTCTCCGCGACCTCGAATCCGTAGAGCCCGGGCAAGGCCACGTCGGCCACCAGGACGGCGGGACGGCCGGCCAGCAGGCGCTGCCAGGTATCGTCACCATCGGGGCTCTCGTCGATTCTGTAATCGGTCTGGGACTCGATCACCGATCGAATCATCTGGCGATATTCTTCGTTTTCGCTGCCGATCAGCACATGCACCTTGCCGTCCGTAGCGGGCGCGGCGGCCGGCGCAGCCGCCGAG
The Chrysiogenia bacterium genome window above contains:
- a CDS encoding response regulator — encoded protein: VKLKVPAAAPAPAAPPPAAPAASAPAPVAPASAPVAPPPQAPSAAAPAAAPATDGKVHVLIGSENEEYRQMIRSVIESQTDYRIDESPDGDDTWQRLLAGRPAVLVADVALPGLYGFEVAEKVRAEPAIAGTKIILIASVYDKTRYKRRPSQLYGADDYVEKHHIPDLLVPKINNLLLDVHGTGKSAPSPTAPEPWFSAEAIETPQMNDSQRDAMLAAEPSVPAGDQSGDNEKVEKARRLARIIVSDIALYNQDLIEEGIREGNLDEKLANEVAEAREVFAQRVEESVRQQSDFLGEELRRLIESKKAEVGGA